In Citrus sinensis cultivar Valencia sweet orange chromosome 4, DVS_A1.0, whole genome shotgun sequence, one DNA window encodes the following:
- the LOC102616998 gene encoding uncharacterized protein LOC102616998, whose protein sequence is MLRSCENQKILNKMGTAARSSINRKTNESMRLIVTTFVGVVFGFFIGVSFPTLSLTKLTLPSSLLPTVEYVEDQRSGLSTQRFLNVFNPLNRNNGSSTRAQVLNDTSKIWVPTNPRGAERLPPKIVRAESDFYLRRLWGNPNEDLTSQPKYLVTFTVGYDQKNNINAAIKKFSDNFTIVLFHYDGRTTEWNEFEWSKRAIHVSVRKQTKWWYAKRFLHPDIVASYDYIFIWDEDLGVEHFNAEEYIKLVRKHGLEISQPGLEPNKGLTWQMTKRRGDREVHKETEEKPGWCSNPHLPPCAAFVEIMAPVFSRDAWRCVWHMIQNDLVHGWGLDFALRKCVEPAHEKIGVVDSQWIVHQTVPSLGNQGESKDGKAPWQGVRERCKKEWTMFQGRMANAEKAYFQALGADTTDSSAH, encoded by the exons ATGCTCAGAAGTTGTGAAAATCagaagattttaaataaaatgggaACTGCTGCTCGCAG TTCGattaatagaaaaacaaatgagAGTATGAGGCTGATAGTAACAACATTCGTTGGAGTGGTTTTTGGGTTTTTCATAGGAGTATCTTTTCCAACACTGTCACTAACTAAG TTGACTCTCCCATCCAGCCTTCTTCCTACCGTGGAATATGTTGAGGACCAAAGATCAGGTCTTTCAACCCAAAGATTTTTGAATGTCTTTAATCCTTTGAACCGTAATAATGGCAGCTCAACTCGAGCTCAAGTTTTGAATGATACATCAAAG ATTTGGGTTCCTACAAATCCTCGAGGTGCAGAAAGACTACCACCAAAGATTGTTAGAGCTGAATCAGATTTTTACTTGCGCAGATTGTGGGGTAATCCTAATGAG GACTTGACCAGCCAACCAAAGTATCTTGTCACCTTCACTGTTGGTTATGaccagaaaaataatattaatgcaGCAATTAAAAAG TTTTCAGACAACTTTACAATTGTTCTCTTTCATTATGATGGCCGCACAACTGAATGGAATGAGTTTGAGTGGTCGAAACGGGCTATCCATGTGAGTGTTCGGAAGCAAACTAAATG GTGGTATGCGAAGCGGTTTTTGCATCCTGACATTGTGGCATCATATGACTACATATTTATCTGGGATGAAGACCTTGGCGTTGAGCATTTCAATGCCGAAGA ATACATAAAACTAGTGCGGAAGCATGGTTTGGAGATTTCGCAACCTGGTTTGGAACCAAACAAAGGATTAACATGGCAGATGACAAAAAGAAGAGGTGATCGTGAAGTTCACAA AGAAACTGAGGAGAAACCAGGCTGGTGCTCTAACCCACATCTACCTCCCTGTGCCGC ATTTGTAGAGATCATGGCACCCGTGTTTTCGCGAGACGCTTGGCGTTGTGTTTGGCATATGATTCAG AATGACTTGGTCCATGGGTGGGGCCTTGATTTTGCCCTCAGAAAATGTGTAGAG CCTGCACATGAGAAGATAGGTGTGGTAGATTCTCAATGGATTGTTCATCAAACTGTTCCGTCCCTTGGGAACCAG GGAGAGTCGAAAGATGGGAAAGCACCATGGCAAGGA GTAAGGGAGAGATGTAAAAAGGAATGGACCATGTTTCAGGGTCGGATGGCAAATGCTGAAAAAGCATATTTTCAGGCACTGGGAGCTGATACTACGGATTCCTCAGCTCATTAG
- the LOC102616511 gene encoding probable E3 ubiquitin-protein ligase XERICO, which produces MGLSNFPSAAEGLLPGLVMNTVLSVALLKNMVRSLLQGMGAASDSSSSNVEDESDGFISSNSEDDNARERRISVTQFKSLCDSRSSSSSTVARSNGGSTSCSAAMECCVCLSRFQSDEEVSELSCKHFFHRGCLDKWFDNKHSTCPLCRSIL; this is translated from the coding sequence atGGGTCTCTCAAATTTCCCTAGTGCAGCTGAGGGGTTGCTACCGGGACTGGTAATGAACACAGTTTTGTCTGTGGCTTTGCTGAAGAACATGGTGAGATCTTTGCTTCAAGGGATGGGAGCTGCTAgtgattcttcttcttcaaatgtCGAGGATGAATCAGATGGATTCATTAGTTCTAACTCAGAAGATGATAATGCAAGAGAGAGGAGAATATCAGTAACCCAGTTCAAGTCTTTGTGTGACAGCAGGTCCAGTTCTAGTAGTACTGTTGCAAGAAGTAATGGTGGCAGCACCTCCTGTTCAGCTGCAATGGAATGTTGTGTGTGTTTAAGTAGATTCCAATCTGATGAGGAGGTGAGTGAGTTGTCTTGCAAGCATTTCTTCCACAGAGGTTGTTTGGACAAATGGTTCGACAACAAGCATAGTACTTGCCCTCTTTGTCGATCTATTCTCTAG
- the LOC102617508 gene encoding chloroplast sensor kinase, chloroplastic isoform X1 yields MLLLSATAVTPKTPLSKDHTCCLLFCPNYHPKFCASLNPKPLTTSPKSLSSNGTSLRHVTRTLSNDDEPPAAGSPMVSSASAVASAIRRTSTSPIEFLQTIETDQKRCNLVLPSPDFQRLCVEQLHLFRRIVDPDAVLSVYVRPAGSYVMDRLELRRVVSYPGVNATDIVVLVGNFNMPAGLRAAEAALSSQQVQVVPEQRAVVFPMVKHPFVVGFLVAELPLMELQMCGTEEPDAAIGFQSSEEVYAFPPSFDTESHAIESFDHERMRVYKFSADQRLNAINICRSLAMAYVMDQKSMLLQQSSWQNNARMSNLVEQIRGPLSSIQTLSKMLSLHMKRSEFLQISYDIVEDIMVQGDRLRGTLQELQDAVFLTKANIVRYNEETLKKMNNSAYSHPESIRSQLSNNFSRENSGNKLQNSCKPLSLDTPAKDLEMPMPPLALAPLKQNGIRPCNVSDVLGDLVEAVRPLAHMQQRQVELSELSQSLLVAVEEPALRQALSNLIEGALLRTQVGGKVEIVSAAAPAGGALVVIDDDGPDMHYMTQMHSLTPFGSELSSENMVEDNMTWNFVAGLTVARELLESYGCVVRVISPWKTDAALGSGGTHVELWLPSLAPLSDLNGKSNET; encoded by the exons atGCTGCTCCTCTCTGCGACCGCAGTCACTCCCAAAACTCCACTCTCTAAAGACCACACATGCTGTCTCCTCTTTTGCCCCAATTATCATCCCAAATTCTGCGCCTCACTCAACCCCAAGCCACTCACCACCTCCCCTAAATCTCTCTCCAGCAACGGCACCTCCCTCCGTCACGTGACTCGCACGCTCTCCAACGATGACGAGCCTCCTGCTGCTGGGTCCCCCATGGTCTCCTCAGCTTCCGCCGTCGCTTCCGCTATCCGTAGAACCTCGACATCTCCCATCGAGTTCCTCCAGACGATCGAGACTGATCAGAAAAGATGCAACTTAGTCCTCCCCAGTCCCGATTTTCAGCGACTCTGCGTCGAGCAACTTCACCTCTTTCGAAGAATCGTCGATCCCGACGCCGTCCTCTCG GTTTATGTGAGACCGGCTGGCAGTTATGTAATGGACAGGTTAGAGCTGCGTAGAGTGGTTAGCTATCCTGGTGTGAACGCAACGGACATTGTTGTATTAGTTGGCAATTTCAACATGCCCGCTGGATTACGTGCTGCTGAAGCTGCACTTTCTAGCCAACAA gtTCAAGTCGTGCCTGAGCAGAGAGCGGTGGTGTTCCCTATGGTGAAGCACCCATTTGTTGTGGGGTTCTTGGTTGCGGAGCTGCCACTGATGGAATTGCAAATGTGCGGGACTGAAGAGCCCGATGCTGCTATTGGGTTTCAGTCATCAGAGGAAGTCTATGCGTTCCCTCCCAGCTTCGATACAGAATCTCATGCAATTGAGAGTTTTGATCATGAGAGAATGAGAGTGTACAAGTTTAGTGCTGACCAGAGACTGAATGCCATTAATATATGTAGGTCTCTTGCCATGGCCTATGTAATGGATCAG AAATCGATGTTACTTCAACAATCTTCATGGCAAAATAATGCCAGGATGAGTAATCTGGTTGAGCAG ATTCGCGGTCCACTGTCCAGCATTCAGACTTTAAGTAAAATGTTATCCCTTCATATGAAGAGAAGCGAG tTCTTGCAGATATCTTATGACATTGTTGAAGATATTATGGTCCAAGGTGATCGTTTGAGAGGTACCCTTCAAGAGCTCCAGGATGCTGTTTTTTTGACAAAG GCTAATATTGTGCGCTATAATGAAGAAACActgaagaaaatgaacaattcAGCGTATTCCCATCCAGAGTCAATCAGGTCTCAATTATCTAATAACTTTTCAAGAGAGAATTCTGGCAATAAGTTGCAAAATTCCTGCAAACCATTATCACTGGATACACCTGCCAAGGATTTAGAAATGCCCATGCCACCTCTGGCCCTTGCTCCTTTGAAACAAAATGGAATTAG ACCGTGCAATGTTTCTGATGTGTTGGGAGATTTGGTTGAGGCTGTGAGGCCTCTTGCCCACATGCAGCAACGACAGGTGGAACTAAGCGAACTTTCGCAATCTTTGCTAGTTGCAGTAGAAGAACCTGCTCTACGTCAGGCTCTGAGCAATTTGATTGAGGGTGCACTGTTGCGTACCCAAGTTGGGGGTAAGGTTGAAATTGTGTCTGCTGCAGCTCCAGCTGGTGGTGCTTTAGTAgtaattgatgatgatggacCAGACATGCACTATATG ACGCAGATGCACTCACTCACTCCATTTGGATCAGAACTGTCCTCGGAAAACATGGTTGAAGACAATATGACGTGGAACTTTGTTGCTGGGTTGACAGTAGCTCGGGAGCTACTTGAGAGCTATGGCTGTGTTGTCCGTGTGATATCACCATGGAAGACAGATGCTGCCCTTGGATCTGGGGGAACTCATGTAGAACTCTGGCTTCCTTCTCTGGCTCCACTATCTGATCTTAATGGCAAATCAAATGAGACTTAG
- the LOC102617508 gene encoding chloroplast sensor kinase, chloroplastic isoform X2, which translates to MLLLSATAVTPKTPLSKDHTCCLLFCPNYHPKFCASLNPKPLTTSPKSLSSNGTSLRHVTRTLSNDDEPPAAGSPMVSSASAVASAIRRTSTSPIEFLQTIETDQKRCNLVLPSPDFQRLCVEQLHLFRRIVDPDAVLSVYVRPAGSYVMDRLELRRVVSYPGVNATDIVVLVGNFNMPAGLRAAEAALSSQQVQVVPEQRAVVFPMVKHPFVVGFLVAELPLMELQMCGTEEPDAAIGFQSSEEVYAFPPSFDTESHAIESFDHERMRVYKFSADQRLNAINICRSLAMAYVMDQKSMLLQQSSWQNNARMSNLVEQIRGPLSSIQTLSKMLSLHMKRSEISYDIVEDIMVQGDRLRGTLQELQDAVFLTKANIVRYNEETLKKMNNSAYSHPESIRSQLSNNFSRENSGNKLQNSCKPLSLDTPAKDLEMPMPPLALAPLKQNGIRPCNVSDVLGDLVEAVRPLAHMQQRQVELSELSQSLLVAVEEPALRQALSNLIEGALLRTQVGGKVEIVSAAAPAGGALVVIDDDGPDMHYMTQMHSLTPFGSELSSENMVEDNMTWNFVAGLTVARELLESYGCVVRVISPWKTDAALGSGGTHVELWLPSLAPLSDLNGKSNET; encoded by the exons atGCTGCTCCTCTCTGCGACCGCAGTCACTCCCAAAACTCCACTCTCTAAAGACCACACATGCTGTCTCCTCTTTTGCCCCAATTATCATCCCAAATTCTGCGCCTCACTCAACCCCAAGCCACTCACCACCTCCCCTAAATCTCTCTCCAGCAACGGCACCTCCCTCCGTCACGTGACTCGCACGCTCTCCAACGATGACGAGCCTCCTGCTGCTGGGTCCCCCATGGTCTCCTCAGCTTCCGCCGTCGCTTCCGCTATCCGTAGAACCTCGACATCTCCCATCGAGTTCCTCCAGACGATCGAGACTGATCAGAAAAGATGCAACTTAGTCCTCCCCAGTCCCGATTTTCAGCGACTCTGCGTCGAGCAACTTCACCTCTTTCGAAGAATCGTCGATCCCGACGCCGTCCTCTCG GTTTATGTGAGACCGGCTGGCAGTTATGTAATGGACAGGTTAGAGCTGCGTAGAGTGGTTAGCTATCCTGGTGTGAACGCAACGGACATTGTTGTATTAGTTGGCAATTTCAACATGCCCGCTGGATTACGTGCTGCTGAAGCTGCACTTTCTAGCCAACAA gtTCAAGTCGTGCCTGAGCAGAGAGCGGTGGTGTTCCCTATGGTGAAGCACCCATTTGTTGTGGGGTTCTTGGTTGCGGAGCTGCCACTGATGGAATTGCAAATGTGCGGGACTGAAGAGCCCGATGCTGCTATTGGGTTTCAGTCATCAGAGGAAGTCTATGCGTTCCCTCCCAGCTTCGATACAGAATCTCATGCAATTGAGAGTTTTGATCATGAGAGAATGAGAGTGTACAAGTTTAGTGCTGACCAGAGACTGAATGCCATTAATATATGTAGGTCTCTTGCCATGGCCTATGTAATGGATCAG AAATCGATGTTACTTCAACAATCTTCATGGCAAAATAATGCCAGGATGAGTAATCTGGTTGAGCAG ATTCGCGGTCCACTGTCCAGCATTCAGACTTTAAGTAAAATGTTATCCCTTCATATGAAGAGAAGCGAG ATATCTTATGACATTGTTGAAGATATTATGGTCCAAGGTGATCGTTTGAGAGGTACCCTTCAAGAGCTCCAGGATGCTGTTTTTTTGACAAAG GCTAATATTGTGCGCTATAATGAAGAAACActgaagaaaatgaacaattcAGCGTATTCCCATCCAGAGTCAATCAGGTCTCAATTATCTAATAACTTTTCAAGAGAGAATTCTGGCAATAAGTTGCAAAATTCCTGCAAACCATTATCACTGGATACACCTGCCAAGGATTTAGAAATGCCCATGCCACCTCTGGCCCTTGCTCCTTTGAAACAAAATGGAATTAG ACCGTGCAATGTTTCTGATGTGTTGGGAGATTTGGTTGAGGCTGTGAGGCCTCTTGCCCACATGCAGCAACGACAGGTGGAACTAAGCGAACTTTCGCAATCTTTGCTAGTTGCAGTAGAAGAACCTGCTCTACGTCAGGCTCTGAGCAATTTGATTGAGGGTGCACTGTTGCGTACCCAAGTTGGGGGTAAGGTTGAAATTGTGTCTGCTGCAGCTCCAGCTGGTGGTGCTTTAGTAgtaattgatgatgatggacCAGACATGCACTATATG ACGCAGATGCACTCACTCACTCCATTTGGATCAGAACTGTCCTCGGAAAACATGGTTGAAGACAATATGACGTGGAACTTTGTTGCTGGGTTGACAGTAGCTCGGGAGCTACTTGAGAGCTATGGCTGTGTTGTCCGTGTGATATCACCATGGAAGACAGATGCTGCCCTTGGATCTGGGGGAACTCATGTAGAACTCTGGCTTCCTTCTCTGGCTCCACTATCTGATCTTAATGGCAAATCAAATGAGACTTAG